The following are encoded in a window of Vigna unguiculata cultivar IT97K-499-35 chromosome 8, ASM411807v1, whole genome shotgun sequence genomic DNA:
- the LOC114193405 gene encoding pre-mRNA-splicing factor cwf26-like — MFKERLRWGDPMAHLVKKKYPEPVLPNLGENEKMKESGFVVPQDIPNHNWLKRGLDAAPNRYGIRPGRHWDGVDRSNGFEKDMFKRTNERQARDREAYLWSVSDM; from the exons ATGTTTAAGGAGAGATTAAGGTGGGGTGATCCCATGGCACATCTAGTAAAG AAAAAATATCCAGAGCCTGTTCTTCCAAACTTGGGGGAGAATGAGAAGATGAAAGAATCAGGCTTTGTAGTCCCACAGGATATTCCAAATCACAACTGGTTAAAAAGAGGTTTAGACGCCGCACCAAATCGGTATGGAATAAGACCCGGACGACATTGGGATGGTGTTGATCGCAGTAATG GGTTCGAGAAGGATATGTTTAAGAGAACAAATGAGAGACAAGCTAGAGATAGAGAAGCTTATCTTTGGTCCGTCTCTGATATGTGA